ttcccCAACATATCTTCATACATCAAGTTCTGGTTTCTTTGACCGAaaccagaaaaatgaaaatagaaagagaTCTGATGGGTTCTAAATGGGTGCAAAATGCCCCTTAATTCAATCTCACCTTCCATTACAGTGAGACTTTAGGAGTTACAAAATACTCGAGAGAAGTAGTAATAGTTAGTTTTCTTGCCTTTTTGCATAAAACACACATGAAAGTGACATGGAGCCGTCTAAGTTGAACATTATCATTCGATAATGATTTAATGAAGATCTGATACCAATGacattttctgactcttttttttttttcactctctccCCCTCATTCTGACTGCTATAAGAGATCAAATCCAGATAAAAAAACATTGCATATCGAAGTCAAAAACTAGGCATGAAAACAGATACCAAGCCTCCTCCTCTTATCCTTAACATTCTCTTGCTCTTCTTGCTTTCACAAAACATCACAGCATCACCAGCAACTCAAGCAGAAGTTCTTATCAAATGGAAAAACAGCCTCCCAGTTCCTCCTCCTTTCACTTCATGGTCCCTCACCAACCTCAACAACCTCTGCAATTGGACAAGCATTGTCTGCGACTCATCAGAAACTGTCTCAGAGATAAACCTCTCCAGCACCAACCTCAATGGAACCCTTCTCCAATTCAATTTCACTCCATTTATTAACCTCACACGCTTTGATCTCAGCAACAACAATCTCAGTGGATCAATACCACCAGCCATTGGAAACCTCTCCAAGCTCACTTACTTGGACTTGGGTCTCAACTACTTTGACAACAAAATACCTCCGGAGATAGGCCGCTTAACGGAGCTTCGGTACCTAAGTTTCTTCAGCAACTATCTGAAAGGTACAGTCCCTTATCAGTTGAACAATCTTCAAAAGGTATGGTACTTAGACCTTGGTTTCAACTACTTAGTCGATCCTGACTGGTCCAGGTTTTCGGCCATGCCGTTGTTGACCCATCTTAGCTTTTCTTTCAATGAGCTCCATTCCGGATTCCCGGGatatataattgattgtcaGAACTTGACGTTCTTGGATTTATACCAGAATAAGTTCAATGGATCCATACCAGAAATGGTATTTTCCAATCTGGGCAAGCTCGAATACCTTAATCTTACCGATAATTTATTCCAAGGGCCACTGTCACCAAACTTTCCCCAGCTTTCCAAGCTCAAACATCTTCTTCTAGGACGAAACCAGTTCAGCGGTTTCATACCTGAAGATATCGGTTCGATGTCGAAACTGCAAATGATAGAATTGTACAATAATTCATTGGAAGGGACAATTCCTTCTTCAATAGGCCAGCTCAGCGAACTCTGGAAGCTTGATCTCAGAAGCAATGCCTTGAATTCTTCTATACCTTTTGAGCTTGGTTTTTGTTCAAACCTCACCTTCTTGGCACTGGCCGTAAATTCATTGACCGGCGAATTGCCTGTATCCTTGACCAACTTGACAGGCATTACCAATTTGGGTTTATCTGATAATTCGCTTTCTGGTGAGATCTCACCTTATTTTCTATCCAGTTGGACCGAGCTGATCTCgtttcaaattcaaaacaatCATTTCACTGGAGAAATTCATCCACATATTGGCCTATTGACCAAGCTCAATTACCTTTATCTGTATAACAATCAGCTCTCTGGCTCAATTCCCTCCGAGGTTGGGAACTTGAAAGATTTGATGGAGTTGGACCTTTCAACAAACCGGCTCTCCGGTTATATTCCTCTAACATTGTGGAGCCTCACAAATCTTCTAAGGTTGCAGCTTTTCAACAATAATCTCAGTGGGACAATACCACCGGAGATTGGAAATATGACATCGCTGGAGACTCTTGATCTCAGCGCTAATCAAATCTCAGGGGAGTTGCCGGACACCATTTCTGGCCTCATTAATTTACGGTCGATCTCTCTTTTCACCAACAACTTCTCGGGCACTATTCCAAGGGACTTTGGGAAGTATAGTCCTTCTCTGGCCGATGTTAGCTTTTCCAACAACAGCTTCTCGGGAGAACTCCCACCTGATTTGTGTAGCGGCTTTGCTCTTCAAGGTATCACCGTGAACGGCAACAACTTCACCGGGCCATTGCCGGAGTGCTTAAAAAATTGTTCACAACTAAGTAGAGCACGTTTTGAACGGAACCGATTCAATGGAGACATTACAAATGCCTTTGGAGTTTCTCCAAGTCTTTATTTCATTGGGCTTAGTGACAATCAGTTTATCGGTCAAATCTCACCAGACTggggagaatttacatctctcTCTAATTTACAGATTGACAGAAACAGAATTTCAGGCAAGATCCCAGTCGAGCTTGCGAAGTTGACAGAATTGCGAATTTTAAGTCTGAGCTCCAACAACTTGTCCGGGGAAGTTCCAAGTGAACTGAGAAATCTAAGTCAGATATACATGCTCAATCTGAGCAGGAATGATTTGACAGGAGAGATTCCTCGAAGTCTTGCTAGTTTGAGTGAGCTTCAGGTACTTGATTTGTCTGAGAACAAATTGAGTGGGAACATACCCAAAGAGCTTTcgaattgtgaaaaattattgagCTTGGACCTGAGTAACAACAATCTATCAGGTGAAATACCACCCGAGCTTGGTAACTTAATTGCATTGCAGTACTTGTTGGACCTCAGCAGCAATTTACTCTCAGGAACAATCCCTCAAAACCTTGCAAAGCTTTTGACATTGGAGAGTCTTAACGTTTCACATAACCAACTCTCAGGGGAAATCCCAGCATCATTCTCCA
This is a stretch of genomic DNA from Carya illinoinensis cultivar Pawnee chromosome 3, C.illinoinensisPawnee_v1, whole genome shotgun sequence. It encodes these proteins:
- the LOC122305378 gene encoding MDIS1-interacting receptor like kinase 2-like isoform X1 codes for the protein MKTDTKPPPLILNILLLFLLSQNITASPATQAEVLIKWKNSLPVPPPFTSWSLTNLNNLCNWTSIVCDSSETVSEINLSSTNLNGTLLQFNFTPFINLTRFDLSNNNLSGSIPPAIGNLSKLTYLDLGLNYFDNKIPPEIGRLTELRYLSFFSNYLKGTVPYQLNNLQKVWYLDLGFNYLVDPDWSRFSAMPLLTHLSFSFNELHSGFPGYIIDCQNLTFLDLYQNKFNGSIPEMVFSNLGKLEYLNLTDNLFQGPLSPNFPQLSKLKHLLLGRNQFSGFIPEDIGSMSKLQMIELYNNSLEGTIPSSIGQLSELWKLDLRSNALNSSIPFELGFCSNLTFLALAVNSLTGELPVSLTNLTGITNLGLSDNSLSGEISPYFLSSWTELISFQIQNNHFTGEIHPHIGLLTKLNYLYLYNNQLSGSIPSEVGNLKDLMELDLSTNRLSGYIPLTLWSLTNLLRLQLFNNNLSGTIPPEIGNMTSLETLDLSANQISGELPDTISGLINLRSISLFTNNFSGTIPRDFGKYSPSLADVSFSNNSFSGELPPDLCSGFALQGITVNGNNFTGPLPECLKNCSQLSRARFERNRFNGDITNAFGVSPSLYFIGLSDNQFIGQISPDWGEFTSLSNLQIDRNRISGKIPVELAKLTELRILSLSSNNLSGEVPSELRNLSQIYMLNLSRNDLTGEIPRSLASLSELQVLDLSENKLSGNIPKELSNCEKLLSLDLSNNNLSGEIPPELGNLIALQYLLDLSSNLLSGTIPQNLAKLLTLESLNVSHNQLSGEIPASFSNMVSLRNSSIDFSYNKLAGQIPTSKVFEEAPEIAYVGNSGLCGNAEGLNSCYADPKKKKDSKTVLLVVLMPVFGLLFLAIVVAGLMICYRKTKLLDDESKGVGNSDERAESMIWEREGKFTFQDIVKATEDFNDKYCIGKGGFGSVYRAALSTGQIVAVKRLNMSDSSDIPAASRQTFENEIRMLTEVRHRNIIKLYGFCSIRGCMYLVYEYVERGSLGNVLYGVEGKVELDWVTRVKIVRGVAHAVSYLHHDCSPPIVHRDITVNNILLESEFEPRLSDFGIARLLNPDTTNWTTIAGSYGYMAPELALSMRVTDKCDVYSFGVVALEVMMGRHPRELLASLSSSQPVSDSTEFLLKDVLDQGLPTPTGKIAEAVVFVVTRALLCVRDNPDSRPSMRFVEQELSGRTQACISDPFETITISKLTSLEEINRSGIKG
- the LOC122305378 gene encoding MDIS1-interacting receptor like kinase 2-like isoform X2 — encoded protein: MKTDTKPPPLILNILLLFLLSQNITASPATQAEVLIKWKNSLPVPPPFTSWSLTNLNNLCNWTSIVCDSSETVSEINLSSTNLNGTLLQFNFTPFINLTRFDLSNNNLSGSIPPEIGRLTELRYLSFFSNYLKGTVPYQLNNLQKVWYLDLGFNYLVDPDWSRFSAMPLLTHLSFSFNELHSGFPGYIIDCQNLTFLDLYQNKFNGSIPEMVFSNLGKLEYLNLTDNLFQGPLSPNFPQLSKLKHLLLGRNQFSGFIPEDIGSMSKLQMIELYNNSLEGTIPSSIGQLSELWKLDLRSNALNSSIPFELGFCSNLTFLALAVNSLTGELPVSLTNLTGITNLGLSDNSLSGEISPYFLSSWTELISFQIQNNHFTGEIHPHIGLLTKLNYLYLYNNQLSGSIPSEVGNLKDLMELDLSTNRLSGYIPLTLWSLTNLLRLQLFNNNLSGTIPPEIGNMTSLETLDLSANQISGELPDTISGLINLRSISLFTNNFSGTIPRDFGKYSPSLADVSFSNNSFSGELPPDLCSGFALQGITVNGNNFTGPLPECLKNCSQLSRARFERNRFNGDITNAFGVSPSLYFIGLSDNQFIGQISPDWGEFTSLSNLQIDRNRISGKIPVELAKLTELRILSLSSNNLSGEVPSELRNLSQIYMLNLSRNDLTGEIPRSLASLSELQVLDLSENKLSGNIPKELSNCEKLLSLDLSNNNLSGEIPPELGNLIALQYLLDLSSNLLSGTIPQNLAKLLTLESLNVSHNQLSGEIPASFSNMVSLRNSSIDFSYNKLAGQIPTSKVFEEAPEIAYVGNSGLCGNAEGLNSCYADPKKKKDSKTVLLVVLMPVFGLLFLAIVVAGLMICYRKTKLLDDESKGVGNSDERAESMIWEREGKFTFQDIVKATEDFNDKYCIGKGGFGSVYRAALSTGQIVAVKRLNMSDSSDIPAASRQTFENEIRMLTEVRHRNIIKLYGFCSIRGCMYLVYEYVERGSLGNVLYGVEGKVELDWVTRVKIVRGVAHAVSYLHHDCSPPIVHRDITVNNILLESEFEPRLSDFGIARLLNPDTTNWTTIAGSYGYMAPELALSMRVTDKCDVYSFGVVALEVMMGRHPRELLASLSSSQPVSDSTEFLLKDVLDQGLPTPTGKIAEAVVFVVTRALLCVRDNPDSRPSMRFVEQELSGRTQACISDPFETITISKLTSLEEINRSGIKG